The Natronosporangium hydrolyticum nucleotide sequence GCCCCCACCAACGGGCCATGCGTCGACCCAATAACCGCCACATGATACGGCGCCGCCAACGGACTCTCACCCGCCCCCAAAAAAACCACCGGCCGCAGATAACAATCTGCGAACCCATTCGCCCGGACCACACTCCGACACGCCTCCGCCAACTCCTCCACCCCATACGGCAACGCCACCAAGTACGTCGCCGCCGACCGAACCAACCGTTGCAGATGATCCGTCAAACGGAAGATCGCCGGACCAGACGGCGTCGCAAAACATCTCACCCCCTCAAAAAAACCAATCCCATAATGCAGCCCATGCGCACTCACATGCACCGACGCCGCATCCCAATCAACCAACGACCCATCCATCCACACCTTGGCATCGGACATCACGCACACTCCTCACATCGTGCGACGGCGAACATTCGACCGCGACGCCAACCGACGCCGCTCACCCACCACCGACGAACTCGTCGGCGCATCCTTCTCCCCATCCGCCAGCAAGCCATGATGCAACGCCACCGCCACCGCAACCGTCCGATTCGGACAATTAAGCTTCGCCAGCACATTCCCCACATGCCGCTTCGCCCCGTGCTCGGAAATCCCCAACCGGCGAGCGATTTGCTTATTACTCAACCCCTCCGCCAACAACACCAATGCCTGCCGCTCCCGCGGCGTCAACAAAAAAGACGAACCCTCCCGACTCTGACCGCGGCCCCGACCGTGCAGCTCATCAAGCATCCGCCGCGCCAAAACCCCCGGCATCGGCATATCCCCCTGCCGCAACTTCTGCAAAGCCTCCAACAACACCGCACGACTCAAACCCGCCTCCAACAAAAACCCATCCGCACCCAGACCACACCACTCCGACGTCAACCCATCCTCCGCAGACCGCAACAACAACAACGACGACGCACCCCGCTCACCCGCCACCCCCACAACCTCACCAACCCCCTCCACCCCACCACTCACCGACACCAACACCACATCAAAATCCCGCACCCCCAACAACGAAACCGCCCCCTCCACCCCCGAACACTCCACCACCGAACCAACCATCGACAAGCCCGACAACAACTGGCTAACCCCACACCGAATCAGCTCATCACCCACCGCCACCAATATCTGCAAATCCCCACTACCAGCCCAATGCGGGGTGTGCGGCTTTGACATCATCGGCCTCCTAGCACACGACCACGCTTCCCTCGGGTTCCGGTCGCCGAGGTTCAGTTGATCGATGCCCACATCACACACCACCCAGGCACAGCCCGCAAGTGGCCCCCTGATGAATCCTGGCTGATAGCACGCCGGTCGGCGAGCAGGCCTGCGGCGTCACCTGAGGCGTCAGCGGAAGCCAGCCCCGTGGCCTGCACGGAGATGACTGGGAACTATCCCATATGCAGAAGCGACCATCCAATAAGCAGGATCTGGTATGGGACGGATCGACTATTCATAGACAACTATTGAATTATGGCGAACATACCGGTTTTTGAGGCATAAGACTTACTGCCCCTTTCGCCCAAAGAGAACCATTCAAAAGTCATTGTCAACGCAACAAACCGCGGTGTGGGAAGGATACTGCTGCGGCCCCGGCTTGGCCGGCATCCACCGAGCCGATTCATGAAGTATCGGGCGGTTGGCTCCTAACGCTGGAGTTGACCAGGGCCGCCTCAAACCTGTGTAGGCAGGTCAGCGGGGTAGTCGGCCAGGGTCCCGGCGAAGTCGTCAACTGGGTGATGCCAAGTCGGGCCGGTGGGCGAGCGCTGTCGCGCGGTAGCAGGACTGCTATGACCCACGTCGCCTACCTGGTCGAACGCGGCGCATGTTGGATGGTGACCGTGAAGACGACCGGGAGGAGGCGCCGGCTCGGTTGGCCATCAACGCCTGCTCGGGACGTTGAACCGGAACGAGAAACGGGAGCCGGTCAGAATGATGGCGGTTTGTCATGAAAGGAGTGAAGAATGGCTGATCCCCAGGCCACCCGACCGCGGCTGCTCACCCCCACCCTCTTCGCGGTCTTCGGCGCCACCTCCGGGGGGATGGTCAGCTTCTTCCTGCTGCTCTCGGTGGCACCGCTCTACGCGACAGCTACCGGCGGCGGCGAGTCGGCGGCCGGGGCGGTAACCGGCGCGCTGCTGCTGGCGACGGTCGCCGCCGAGCTGGTGACGCCGCGACTGCTGGTCCGGTTCGGCGCCCGGCTCGTCTTCGCCGTCGGACTGGTCCTGCTGGGGGCGCCGGCCTTCGCCCTGCCGGTCGCCGCCGACCCGGCCGTGGTGATCGCGGTGAGCGCGCTGCGCGGCATCGGCTTCGGGTTTGTGGTCGTACTCGGCAGCACCCTGGTGGCGCAGCTGGTGCCAGCTGAGCGCCGGGGTGAGGGGCTGGGCCTGCTGGGGCTGGTGATGAGCGTCCCGGGAGTGCTGTTCCTGCCGTTCGGGGTCTTTCTGGTGGACCTGATCGGCTACCCGGTGGTCTTCGTGGCGGGCGCGGTCGCCTCGTTGCTCGGGCTCGCCGCGGCGCCCGGGCTGCCGGGCCGGGTCAGCCCGGACGCCCCCCGCGTGGGCATCCGCCGGGGGCTGCGGA carries:
- a CDS encoding helix-turn-helix transcriptional regulator gives rise to the protein MSKPHTPHWAGSGDLQILVAVGDELIRCGVSQLLSGLSMVGSVVECSGVEGAVSLLGVRDFDVVLVSVSGGVEGVGEVVGVAGERGASSLLLLRSAEDGLTSEWCGLGADGFLLEAGLSRAVLLEALQKLRQGDMPMPGVLARRMLDELHGRGRGQSREGSSFLLTPRERQALVLLAEGLSNKQIARRLGISEHGAKRHVGNVLAKLNCPNRTVAVAVALHHGLLADGEKDAPTSSSVVGERRRLASRSNVRRRTM
- a CDS encoding MFS transporter yields the protein MADPQATRPRLLTPTLFAVFGATSGGMVSFFLLLSVAPLYATATGGGESAAGAVTGALLLATVAAELVTPRLLVRFGARLVFAVGLVLLGAPAFALPVAADPAVVIAVSALRGIGFGFVVVLGSTLVAQLVPAERRGEGLGLLGLVMSVPGVLFLPFGVFLVDLIGYPVVFVAGAVASLLGLAAAPGLPGRVSPDAPRVGIRRGLRMPEMRRPAVVFAATAMAAGVVVTFIPLAVGGSGRLAALALLVQAVTLAATRWWAGWYGDRHGPARLMLPALLATAGGILLLVLVDQPVALLLAMALFGGGFGAIQNASLASMFRRVPPAGYAMVGAVWNLAYDAAMGLGAIVFGLLVVYTGYSWGFLLTGALMLLALAPAWWDRRAASRPPAADPS